One part of the Muntiacus reevesi chromosome 20, mMunRee1.1, whole genome shotgun sequence genome encodes these proteins:
- the LOC136151213 gene encoding olfactory receptor 2G3-like yields MGMNSSSVKEDFVLVGFSDQPNLEKILFVVVLVSYLLTLLGNTVIILISSTDPKLRTPMYFFLTHLSLVDICFTTSIVPQLLWNLRGPAKTISALGCAVQLYVSLALGSTECILLAVMAFDRYAAVCKPLHYAAVMNPRLCQALAGGAWLSGVGNTLTQSTVTLWLPRCGHRWLHHFFCEVPSMIKLACVDIHANEVQLFIASLVLLLLPLALILMSYGHIVKAVIRIKSVQAWGKALGTCGSHLTVVSLFYGTITAVYIQPNSSYAHTYGKFISLFYTVVTPALNPLIYTLRNKDVKGALGRLFHRARDLGS; encoded by the coding sequence ATGGGCATGAACAGTAGCAGTGTCAAAGAAGACTTTGTCCTGGTGGGCTTCTCTGATCAGCCCAACCTAGAAAAGATACTCTTTGTGGTTGTTCTGGTATCGTATCTCCTGACTCTGCTGGGAAATACAGTCATTATTCTGATCTCCTCTACAGACCCTAAACTCAGAacacccatgtactttttccttacTCACCTCTCCCTAGTCGATATCTGCTTTACTACCAGCATTGTCCCCCAGCTGCTGTGGAACCTAAGAGGACCAGCCAAGACCATATCAGCCCTGGGCTGTGCCGTCCAGCTCTACGTCTCTCTGGCTCTGGGCTCCACTGAGTGCATCCTCCTGGCTGTAATGGCTTTCGACCGCTATGCTGCGGTGTGCAAACCTCTCCACTACGCAGCCGTGATGAACCCACGGCTGTGCCAGGCTCTGGCAGGGGGTGCGTGGCTGAGTGGAGTAGGAAACACTCTCACCCAGAGCACTGTCACCCTCTGGCTGCCTCGCTGTGGACACCGGTGGCtccatcatttcttctgtgaagtACCCTCAATGATTAAACTTGCTTGTGTGGACATCCACGCCAATGAGGTCCAGCTATTCATTGCTTCATTGGTCTTGCTCCTCTTGCCCTTAGCACTGATACTGATGTCCTATGGACATATAGTCAAGGCAGTTATTAGGATCAAGTCAGTCCAGGCCTGGGGCAAAGCCCTGGGGACATGTGGATCCCACTTGACGGTAGTGTCCCTCTTCTATGGGACCATCACAGCTGTTTACATCCAGCCCAACAGCTCTTATGCCCATACTTATGGAAAATTCATCTCCCTCTTCTACACAGTAGTGACTCCAGCCCTCAATCCTCTCATCTACACACTGAGGAATAAAGATGTGAAAGGAGCACTGGGAAGACTTTTTCACAGAGCCAGAGACCTGGGCTCATAA
- the LOC136151605 gene encoding putative olfactory receptor 2W6: MKGTNASTLAGFILLGFSDQPHLEMVLLLVVSIIYILTLMGNTAIILVSYFSPKLHTPMYFFLSNLSFLDLCFTTSVVPQMLWNLKGPDKTISYTGCVIQLYVALGLGSTECILLTVMAYDRFSAICRPLHYGVIMHPKLLRQLAALAWISGFVGSTVQTILVFQLPLCSHHMVDDFTCEEPALIKIACVNTTFLENELSIASVLYVVIPLGLILVSYGCIVRTVLRIKSAEGRRKAFGTCGSHLIVVVLFFGTLTSIYIQPKSKYTQNYSKFLTLFYTVVTPSLNPLIYTLRNKETKWALQRLLGRDSS; encoded by the coding sequence ATGAAAGGAACAAATGCTAGCACTCTGGCAGGTTTCATCTTACTGGGCTTTTCTGACCAGCCCCACCTGGAAATGGTCCTCCTTCTCGTCGTCTCTATCATATACATTCTGACACTGATGGGGAACACAGCGATCATACTGGTCTCGTACTTTAGCCCCAAACTCCACAcgcccatgtatttcttcctctccaATCTCTCCTTCCTGGACCTCTGTTTCACCACCAGTGTTGTCCCACAAATGCTTTGGAATCTCAAGGGGCCTGACAAGACCATCAGCTACACTGGTTGTGTGATCCAGCTGTATGTTGCTTTGGGGCTGGGCTCCACAGAGTGCATCCTGCTGACTGttatggcctatgaccgcttcaGTGCTATCTGTCGACCCCTCCACTATGGAGTCATCATGCACCCAAAGCTTCTCCGGCAACTAGCAGCCCTGGCCTGGATCAGTGGTTTTGTGGGGTCCACGGTTCAGACCATCCTTGTTTTCCAGTTGCCTCTCTGCAGCCATCACATGGTGGATGATTTCACGTGTGAGGAGCCTGCCCTGATTAAGATTGCCTGTGTGAACACAACCTTCCTGGAAAATGAGCTCTCCATAGCTTCTGTTCTCTATGTGGTGATACCTCTGGGGCTTATTCTGGTCTCCTATGGCTGCATTGTTAGGACTGTGCTGAGGATAAAATccgctgaaggcaggaggaaagcatTTGGGACTTGTGGGTCCCACCTAAtcgttgtggttttgttttttgggactCTAACTTCCATTTACATTCAACCCAAGAGCAAATACACCCAGAATTACAGTAAATTCCTCACCCTCTTCTACACTGTAGTGACACCCTCACTTAATCCTTTGATCTACACCTTGAGAAACAAAGAAACTAAGTGGGCGCTACAAAGGTTGCTGGGAAGAGACTCAAGTTAG